A genomic stretch from Komagataeibacter xylinus includes:
- the ftsY gene encoding signal recognition particle-docking protein FtsY yields the protein MALGFFSRLKAGLSRSTQKLSGGLTAVFTRRKLDDQALEDLEDLLISADLGPSVAGKVIESFRRSKFGKEVTDEEVRQALAEEIANILQPVAIPFEPDPKHKPHVVLVVGVNGTGKTTTIGKMARYYGEQGKKVMMVAGDTFRAAAVEQLQVWGERTGVPVIAGKPNADAAGLAFEALKRATAEGADLLLVDTAGRLHNKSALMEELAKIIRVMRKFDETAPHSVLLVLDATTGQNAVEQVRVFKELVNVTGLVVTKLDGSARGGIVVALADAFGLPVHLVGVGEQAEDLRPFSAEAFAKGLVGDSIKVVERDDAPATEADETPEAGQPPAQ from the coding sequence ATGGCTCTTGGCTTCTTCTCACGTCTCAAGGCGGGGCTTTCGCGCTCCACGCAGAAACTCAGCGGCGGGCTGACCGCCGTCTTTACCCGGCGCAAGCTTGATGACCAGGCGCTCGAGGATCTGGAAGACCTGCTGATTTCCGCCGATCTCGGCCCCAGCGTTGCGGGCAAGGTGATCGAATCCTTCCGCCGCTCCAAATTCGGCAAGGAAGTGACAGATGAGGAAGTGCGCCAGGCCCTGGCCGAGGAAATTGCCAACATCCTCCAGCCCGTCGCCATTCCGTTCGAGCCTGACCCGAAGCACAAGCCGCATGTAGTGCTGGTGGTGGGCGTGAACGGCACCGGCAAGACCACCACCATTGGCAAGATGGCCCGCTATTATGGCGAGCAGGGCAAGAAGGTGATGATGGTGGCAGGCGATACGTTCCGCGCTGCCGCCGTCGAGCAGCTTCAGGTCTGGGGCGAGCGCACTGGCGTGCCGGTGATTGCGGGCAAGCCCAATGCCGATGCGGCGGGGCTCGCGTTCGAGGCGCTGAAGCGCGCCACAGCGGAAGGCGCCGACCTGCTTTTAGTCGACACCGCAGGCCGCCTGCACAACAAGAGCGCGCTGATGGAGGAACTGGCCAAGATCATCCGCGTCATGCGCAAGTTTGATGAAACGGCTCCGCATTCCGTGCTGCTGGTGCTCGATGCCACCACCGGGCAGAACGCGGTGGAGCAGGTGCGGGTGTTCAAGGAACTGGTCAATGTGACCGGCCTTGTGGTGACCAAGCTCGATGGCTCGGCGCGTGGCGGCATTGTGGTCGCACTGGCCGATGCGTTCGGCCTGCCGGTACATCTGGTGGGTGTAGGCGAACAGGCCGAGGATCTGCGCCCCTTCTCTGCCGAAGCCTTTGCCAAGGGGCTGGTGGGTGATTCCATCAAGGTGGTTGAACGCGACGATGCCCCCGCTACCGAAGCGGACGAGACGCCCGAAGCCGGTCAGCCTCCGGCGCAGTAA
- the hemA gene encoding 5-aminolevulinate synthase gives MPWRKPAVSSNHVDGHPFFRFCQTALADIRAQGRYRQFTPLSRLADRYPLYEQPETAPTPSTPACPEDREVVVWSSNDYLGMGVEPVVTEAAIRAIHEHGAGAGGTRNIAGTSPVHTALEAELADLHGKEAGLLFGSGYVSNQASLQTILTSMPGWICFSDRLNHASMIAGIKGARGSSTIIFEHNDLADLEAKLAAAPKDAPKLIAFESVYSMDGDIADIAGTCALARKYGAMTYLDEVHAVGLYGAQGGGVSQRDGVADQVDIIEGTLAKGFGVHGGYITASSNIVEYLRLSASGFIFTTALPPAVVAAALASVKQVRKDNWRRERIFERVDTFRTKLRAAGIPFNMTPSHIVPIPVGDARRCRELSDRLLNDYGMYTTPINYPTVPRGTERLRLTPGPRHTDAMMDEMVAALGHLLRVNDLADASAVAMA, from the coding sequence ATGCCATGGAGAAAACCAGCAGTGTCCAGTAATCATGTGGATGGGCATCCGTTTTTCCGGTTCTGCCAGACGGCGCTGGCCGATATCCGCGCCCAGGGGCGATACCGGCAGTTTACGCCCCTGTCACGGCTGGCCGACCGCTACCCGCTATACGAGCAGCCCGAGACCGCACCCACGCCATCCACCCCCGCCTGCCCCGAAGACCGGGAGGTCGTGGTCTGGTCCTCCAATGACTACCTTGGCATGGGTGTCGAGCCGGTTGTGACCGAGGCCGCGATCCGCGCCATCCATGAACATGGGGCGGGTGCGGGCGGCACGCGCAACATCGCGGGCACCAGCCCGGTGCACACCGCGCTGGAGGCGGAGCTTGCTGATCTGCATGGCAAGGAGGCGGGGCTGCTGTTCGGCTCGGGCTATGTGTCGAACCAGGCCTCGCTCCAGACCATCCTGACAAGCATGCCCGGCTGGATCTGCTTTTCCGACCGGCTGAACCATGCTTCCATGATTGCGGGCATCAAGGGCGCGCGCGGGTCGAGCACGATCATTTTCGAGCATAACGACCTTGCCGACCTTGAAGCGAAGCTGGCTGCGGCCCCGAAGGATGCGCCCAAGCTGATTGCGTTCGAGAGCGTGTATTCGATGGATGGCGACATTGCCGACATCGCGGGCACCTGCGCGCTGGCCCGCAAATACGGCGCCATGACCTACCTTGATGAAGTGCATGCCGTGGGCCTGTATGGCGCGCAGGGCGGCGGCGTGTCGCAGCGCGATGGCGTGGCCGATCAGGTGGACATCATCGAGGGCACGCTGGCCAAGGGCTTTGGCGTGCATGGCGGCTACATCACCGCCTCGAGCAATATCGTGGAATATCTGCGCCTGAGCGCCTCGGGCTTCATCTTTACCACAGCCCTGCCGCCTGCGGTCGTGGCGGCGGCGCTGGCAAGCGTGAAGCAGGTGCGCAAGGACAACTGGCGGCGCGAGCGCATTTTCGAGCGTGTCGATACCTTCCGCACCAAGCTCAGGGCAGCGGGCATTCCCTTCAACATGACGCCGAGCCACATCGTGCCCATCCCCGTGGGCGATGCCCGGCGCTGCCGCGAACTGAGCGACCGGCTGCTCAATGATTACGGCATGTACACCACCCCCATCAACTACCCCACCGTGCCGCGTGGCACGGAGCGGCTGCGCCTGACGCCGGGGCCGCGCCATACGGATGCGATGATGGACGAGATGGTGGCGGCCCTTGGCCACCTGCTGCGGGTCAATGACCTGGCCGATGCATCTGCCGTGGCCATGGCCTGA
- a CDS encoding class I SAM-dependent methyltransferase: MNDLHGFHPHSFTVASAESDTLFYSRRPTGPLLDQGAQTAITALYRTLLPEDGNILDLMAGPDSHLPPDMEFDSVIGIGVNAQALDANTRLTDRVVEDINETPDLPLADESMDAALVCDVVPYLRQPVQVFREIARVLQPGGLIIITYGTRFIPQKATALWQALEPDDRGRMLGVLLQRAGFGPVDTGSVTPAPEDMFWKDAVMALTARRPDIL; the protein is encoded by the coding sequence ATGAACGACCTGCACGGGTTTCACCCGCATTCCTTCACCGTCGCCTCGGCTGAGTCCGATACGCTGTTCTATTCGCGCAGACCTACCGGCCCCCTGCTCGATCAGGGTGCGCAGACGGCCATCACGGCGCTCTATCGCACGCTCCTGCCCGAGGATGGCAACATTCTCGACCTGATGGCAGGCCCTGACAGCCACCTGCCGCCCGACATGGAATTCGACAGCGTGATCGGCATCGGCGTGAACGCGCAGGCGCTTGATGCCAATACCCGCCTGACCGACCGAGTGGTGGAGGACATCAACGAAACCCCCGACCTGCCGCTCGCTGATGAAAGCATGGATGCCGCGCTTGTGTGCGATGTGGTGCCCTACCTGCGCCAGCCGGTGCAGGTGTTTCGTGAAATTGCGCGCGTGCTGCAACCCGGTGGCCTGATCATCATTACATATGGCACGCGCTTCATACCGCAAAAGGCCACGGCGCTGTGGCAGGCGCTTGAACCCGATGATCGCGGGCGCATGCTTGGCGTGCTGCTGCAGCGCGCGGGTTTCGGCCCGGTGGATACCGGCAGCGTGACCCCCGCGCCGGAGGACATGTTCTGGAAGGATGCGGTCATGGCGCTGACGGCCCGCCGTCCTGACATTTTGTAA
- a CDS encoding LysE family translocator has product MRKTSVTVSQSLLSFVLAALILALTPGLDTALVLRTASRDGWGKGVETAMGIACGCLAWGLAAATGLGALLAASRLAFDAIRVCGAAYLLWMGVKMLLRPRSDMLPPDTVRRGPPRGHFLRGLCQNLLNPKIGVFYISFLPQFVPAHVQVGPYLFVLSGVQAGVSLLWLVVVGCMAHSFARLLRRGATARLMDRLTGCVFIGFGLRLGLSRY; this is encoded by the coding sequence ATGAGGAAGACCAGCGTGACGGTTTCGCAATCCCTTCTTTCCTTTGTGCTTGCGGCCCTCATTCTGGCGCTGACCCCCGGTCTGGATACGGCGCTCGTGCTGCGCACGGCCTCGCGGGATGGGTGGGGGAAAGGGGTGGAAACCGCCATGGGCATCGCCTGTGGCTGCCTGGCGTGGGGACTTGCCGCCGCAACCGGGCTGGGGGCGCTGCTTGCGGCCTCGCGTTTGGCGTTTGATGCGATCCGTGTCTGCGGCGCAGCCTACCTGCTGTGGATGGGGGTGAAGATGCTGCTGCGGCCCCGCAGTGACATGCTGCCCCCTGATACCGTCCGGCGCGGGCCGCCACGGGGCCATTTCCTGCGTGGGCTGTGCCAGAATCTGCTCAATCCCAAGATCGGGGTCTTTTATATTTCCTTCCTGCCGCAATTCGTGCCGGCGCATGTGCAGGTCGGTCCCTATCTGTTTGTGCTCTCGGGCGTGCAGGCAGGGGTGAGCCTGCTATGGCTGGTGGTGGTGGGCTGCATGGCGCATTCCTTCGCGCGCCTGCTGCGCCGGGGGGCGACGGCACGCCTGATGGACCGCCTGACCGGCTGTGTCTTCATCGGCTTCGGGCTGCGGCTGGGCCTGTCGCGGTACTGA
- the gap gene encoding type I glyceraldehyde-3-phosphate dehydrogenase, which produces MAVKVAINGFGRIGRLVLRGIIESGRTDVVPVAINDLGSVADNAHLLSYDSVHGRFPAEVKVEGNQIIITANGRTYAPITVSAEADPTKVPFKGVDVALECTGRFTDKGKAAQLITAGARKVIVSAPASGVDATIVYGVNQDVLTPDMTVISNASCTTNCLAPVAKVLDDTFGIECGYMVTIHSYTGDQRTVDTLHKDLRRARGAALNMIPTSTGAARAVGLVLPHLKGRLDGTAIRVPTPNVSLVSLDFVPKKAPASVEEVNEAMRKAAESGPLKGILSYNTAPLVSTDFNHSPASSTFDATQTAVIDGGKLVRICSWYDNEWGFSNRMADTAAAFGAL; this is translated from the coding sequence ATGGCTGTTAAAGTCGCAATAAACGGTTTTGGTCGCATTGGTCGCCTCGTGCTGCGTGGCATCATTGAAAGCGGGCGCACCGACGTGGTGCCGGTCGCGATCAATGACCTTGGCAGCGTGGCCGACAACGCACATCTGCTGTCCTATGACAGCGTGCACGGGCGCTTCCCCGCCGAGGTGAAGGTCGAGGGCAACCAGATCATCATCACCGCCAATGGCCGCACCTACGCGCCCATCACCGTCTCGGCCGAGGCCGACCCCACGAAGGTGCCCTTCAAGGGCGTGGACGTGGCCCTTGAATGCACCGGCCGCTTTACCGACAAGGGAAAGGCCGCCCAGCTGATCACGGCAGGCGCCCGCAAGGTGATCGTGTCCGCCCCGGCCTCGGGCGTGGATGCCACCATCGTCTATGGCGTGAACCAGGACGTGCTGACGCCTGACATGACCGTCATCTCGAATGCCTCATGCACCACCAACTGCCTTGCCCCGGTAGCCAAGGTGCTTGATGATACGTTCGGCATCGAATGTGGCTACATGGTCACCATCCACTCCTACACCGGCGACCAGCGCACGGTGGACACGCTGCACAAGGACCTGCGCCGCGCACGCGGTGCCGCCCTGAACATGATCCCGACCTCGACCGGGGCCGCGCGCGCCGTGGGGCTGGTGCTGCCGCACCTCAAGGGCCGGCTCGATGGCACCGCCATCCGCGTGCCGACCCCCAACGTGTCGCTCGTCTCGCTCGACTTCGTGCCCAAGAAGGCGCCTGCCTCCGTTGAAGAGGTCAACGAAGCCATGCGCAAGGCCGCCGAGTCGGGCCCGCTCAAGGGCATCCTTTCCTACAATACTGCTCCCCTGGTCAGCACCGACTTCAACCACTCGCCCGCCTCCTCCACCTTTGACGCCACCCAGACGGCGGTGATCGATGGCGGCAAGCTGGTGCGCATCTGCAGCTGGTACGACAATGAGTGGGGCTTCTCCAACCGCATGGCCGACACGGCCGCCGCATTCGGGGCACTGTAA
- a CDS encoding VOC family protein → MARMIHSMIRVLDEAASLAFYETAFGLKVADRLVFDSFSLIYLSNDEQTFELELTVNHGRTKPYDLGDGYGHLAVSVADVDAEHARLTEAGLAPLAVKDMACGERFVGRFFFITDPDGYRIEVLQRGKPGRFI, encoded by the coding sequence ATGGCCCGTATGATCCATTCCATGATCCGCGTGCTTGATGAAGCCGCGAGCCTTGCCTTCTATGAAACCGCCTTCGGCCTGAAAGTGGCCGACCGGCTTGTTTTTGATAGCTTCAGCCTTATCTACCTGTCGAATGATGAACAGACATTCGAGCTGGAACTGACCGTAAACCACGGCCGCACAAAGCCCTATGATCTTGGTGATGGCTATGGCCACCTTGCCGTGTCGGTGGCCGATGTGGATGCCGAGCATGCCCGGCTGACAGAGGCCGGCCTTGCCCCGCTGGCCGTGAAGGACATGGCCTGTGGCGAGCGGTTCGTGGGCAGGTTCTTCTTCATCACCGACCCCGATGGCTACAGGATCGAGGTGCTGCAGCGCGGAAAGCCGGGGCGTTTTATCTGA
- the dapF gene encoding diaminopimelate epimerase, whose product MMTGFLKMHGLGNDFVVVDERAQRHDLTPARIAALSDRHTGIGCDQFVILRPACAEGADVFVRFFNADGSEAGACGNASRCVADLVARESGRTSVGLQTRAGVLPATIIRPGMVTVDMGVPAQGWEDVPLAEAMDTLYLPIAGDPAAVSMGNPHATFFLPTPDAVNPCVAGPELEHHPLFPQRANIGFAHVTAPDAMRLRVWERGSGLTRACGSGACAAVVNAIRRGLVGRTCTVAVDGGELNITWREADGHVLMTGPAVTSFTGHFNPEDYPR is encoded by the coding sequence ATGATGACCGGTTTTTTGAAAATGCACGGGCTGGGCAATGATTTTGTGGTGGTGGATGAGCGCGCGCAGCGCCATGACCTCACGCCTGCCCGCATTGCCGCCCTGTCCGACCGGCACACCGGCATTGGCTGCGACCAGTTCGTGATCCTGCGCCCGGCCTGTGCCGAGGGAGCGGATGTGTTCGTACGCTTTTTCAACGCCGATGGCTCGGAAGCCGGTGCCTGCGGCAACGCCTCGCGCTGTGTGGCCGACCTTGTGGCGCGTGAGAGCGGTCGCACCAGCGTTGGCTTGCAGACCCGCGCGGGCGTGCTGCCCGCCACCATCATCCGCCCCGGCATGGTTACGGTGGATATGGGCGTGCCCGCTCAGGGTTGGGAAGATGTACCGCTGGCCGAAGCCATGGACACGCTTTACCTGCCCATTGCAGGCGACCCGGCGGCGGTGTCGATGGGTAACCCGCATGCGACCTTCTTCCTGCCCACGCCCGATGCGGTGAACCCGTGCGTGGCGGGGCCGGAACTCGAGCACCACCCGCTTTTTCCCCAGCGCGCCAATATCGGCTTTGCCCATGTCACAGCACCTGATGCCATGCGCCTGCGCGTATGGGAGCGTGGCAGCGGGCTGACACGCGCCTGTGGCTCGGGTGCCTGCGCCGCCGTGGTCAACGCCATACGGCGCGGACTGGTCGGGCGCACCTGCACCGTGGCGGTGGATGGCGGCGAACTGAACATTACGTGGCGCGAGGCCGATGGCCACGTGCTCATGACCGGCCCCGCCGTGACCAGCTTTACGGGCCATTTCAACCCTGAAGACTATCCCCGATGA
- a CDS encoding transketolase-like TK C-terminal-containing protein: MPEDQEALEISPALPPAAPSMPERLATAIRHAIGVHETDRRHAPHARVMAGLCAVLWSRFLRFDPASPDWPDRDRLVISSPRYRVLPRIMAELSGQAPRPDTPAVTDRQACGPNGQGLGAAIGMALAEQKLAARFGRSVVNHRVWALGCWSELSTGVALESAALAGQLGLDRVTLVVGLWSTEREEVDTILPRYSASGWSVRKVDAGNTEQIASVIASAQRTHKPCLIACIAPPETDPPPPFVDDPGLWAGAARRGASARRSWLRRLFKDRQKAEFERMARNQRPAFWQPDWQRSWREHSALLARASPAFSARRGLETLHELLPELTCLRSRQGMMADFSALRRSSAEPDLSCGTQVHGMAALLNGIALHGGLLAFGATTIIAVDRMRPALRYAAMTGQQVIYLLSDDDMPRGENAGGWQPVEQLASLRAMPNMALFRPADHRETMECMELALRRTTGPSLLVLESAPSIAAAVPEREQHGLTNLCARGGYVLAEAEGQRQVTLVATGHEAIVALAARALLRAAGIGAAVVSLPCWELFAAQKMTYRAAVLGTAPRIGIEAASGFGWDRWLGPDGLFVGIDGFGASPTPDAPDSLADITPERICRDAMRLLHAHAGTAMETMGGNGAPPPPGLASLDASV; encoded by the coding sequence ATGCCCGAAGACCAAGAAGCCCTCGAGATCTCACCTGCCCTGCCGCCAGCGGCCCCTTCCATGCCCGAGCGGCTGGCAACGGCGATCCGCCATGCCATCGGCGTGCATGAAACCGACCGGCGTCATGCCCCGCATGCGCGCGTCATGGCCGGTCTGTGCGCGGTGCTGTGGAGTCGTTTCCTGCGCTTCGACCCGGCCAGCCCCGACTGGCCGGATCGTGACCGCCTGGTCATCTCCTCGCCGCGCTACCGGGTGCTGCCGCGCATCATGGCCGAACTGTCGGGGCAGGCCCCCCGCCCCGACACGCCTGCCGTGACCGACCGGCAGGCCTGCGGCCCCAACGGGCAGGGGCTGGGCGCTGCGATCGGCATGGCGCTGGCCGAGCAGAAGCTGGCGGCCCGCTTTGGCCGCTCGGTGGTCAATCACCGCGTGTGGGCGCTGGGGTGCTGGAGCGAACTTTCCACCGGCGTGGCGCTGGAAAGTGCCGCCCTGGCAGGCCAGCTCGGCCTTGACCGCGTAACCCTGGTGGTGGGCCTGTGGAGCACCGAGCGCGAGGAGGTGGACACCATCCTGCCGCGCTACAGCGCATCGGGCTGGTCGGTGCGCAAGGTCGATGCGGGCAATACCGAACAGATTGCAAGCGTCATCGCCTCGGCCCAGCGCACGCACAAGCCCTGCCTGATCGCGTGCATCGCCCCGCCCGAGACCGATCCGCCACCGCCCTTTGTCGATGATCCGGGCCTGTGGGCGGGGGCTGCGCGGCGGGGTGCCAGCGCGCGGCGCTCGTGGCTGCGCCGCCTGTTCAAGGACCGGCAGAAAGCCGAGTTCGAGCGCATGGCCCGCAACCAGCGCCCCGCCTTCTGGCAGCCTGACTGGCAGCGTTCATGGCGCGAGCACAGTGCGCTGCTGGCCCGTGCCTCGCCAGCTTTCTCGGCCCGGCGCGGACTTGAAACCCTGCATGAACTGCTGCCCGAACTGACCTGCCTGCGCTCGCGCCAGGGCATGATGGCCGATTTTTCCGCCCTGCGGCGCAGCAGTGCCGAGCCCGATCTTTCATGCGGCACGCAGGTGCATGGCATGGCCGCCCTGCTCAACGGCATTGCACTGCATGGCGGGCTGCTGGCTTTTGGCGCCACCACCATCATCGCGGTGGACCGCATGCGCCCCGCCCTGCGCTACGCCGCCATGACCGGCCAGCAGGTGATCTACCTGCTCAGCGATGACGACATGCCGCGTGGCGAGAACGCGGGCGGCTGGCAGCCTGTCGAGCAACTGGCAAGCCTGCGCGCCATGCCCAACATGGCGCTGTTCCGCCCTGCCGACCACCGCGAGACCATGGAATGCATGGAACTGGCGCTGCGGCGTACGACCGGGCCAAGCCTGCTGGTGCTGGAATCCGCCCCCTCGATTGCCGCTGCCGTGCCCGAGCGCGAACAGCATGGCCTGACCAACCTGTGCGCACGCGGCGGCTATGTGCTGGCCGAGGCCGAAGGCCAGCGGCAGGTCACGCTGGTGGCTACGGGGCACGAGGCCATCGTGGCGCTGGCGGCGCGCGCGCTGCTGCGCGCGGCGGGCATCGGAGCGGCGGTTGTATCACTTCCGTGCTGGGAACTGTTCGCCGCCCAAAAAATGACGTATCGTGCTGCCGTGCTGGGAACAGCGCCCCGGATCGGAATCGAGGCCGCATCGGGTTTTGGATGGGATCGCTGGCTTGGGCCGGACGGGCTGTTCGTGGGCATTGACGGGTTCGGGGCCTCCCCCACGCCTGATGCGCCCGACAGCCTGGCTGACATCACGCCCGAGCGGATCTGCCGCGACGCCATGCGGCTGCTCCACGCCCATGCCGGAACCGCGATGGAAACCATGGGAGGAAACGGCGCGCCTCCACCACCCGGGCTGGCATCGCTCGATGCCAGTGTGTGA
- a CDS encoding phosphoglycerate kinase, with the protein MSAASFKTLDDLDATGKKVLLRADLNVPVRNAQITDATRILRLLPTIQELAQKGAKVIVVSHFDRPKGKPVPEMSLGPIADALGDALGRPVTFVDDCTGPKVQQAVDAMHDGDVVVLENTRFYPGEEQNDPALAKEFAALADYYVNDAFSAAHRAHASTEGVARLLPSFAGRLMETELNALNIALENPARPVGAIVGGAKISTKLDLIGNLLEKVDVLIIGGAMANTFLAAQGVDVGRSLQEAEMHDTARDIMARAKEKNCTIILPVDVVTATDFKADVPTRTVPVSAIPADAMALDVGPETVRLINEKLTTLKTLVWNGPLGAFEITPFDTATNEVAREVARLTDAGALKSIAGGGDTVSALRHAGVEKHISYISSAGGAFLEWLEGKTLPGIMALEAVFERAMPI; encoded by the coding sequence ATGAGTGCCGCAAGCTTCAAGACGCTGGATGACCTTGATGCCACGGGCAAGAAGGTTCTCCTGCGCGCTGATCTGAACGTTCCGGTGCGCAACGCCCAGATCACTGATGCAACCCGCATCCTGCGCCTGCTGCCCACCATTCAGGAACTGGCCCAGAAGGGGGCGAAGGTGATTGTTGTCAGTCACTTCGACCGCCCCAAGGGCAAGCCGGTGCCAGAAATGTCGCTCGGCCCCATTGCCGATGCGCTTGGCGATGCGCTCGGCCGCCCGGTCACCTTTGTTGATGACTGCACCGGCCCCAAGGTGCAGCAGGCCGTTGATGCCATGCACGATGGCGACGTGGTGGTGCTGGAAAATACCCGCTTCTACCCCGGCGAGGAGCAGAACGACCCGGCCCTGGCCAAGGAATTCGCAGCGCTGGCCGACTATTACGTCAATGATGCCTTCTCCGCCGCCCACCGCGCCCATGCCTCGACCGAGGGCGTGGCCCGCCTGCTCCCTTCCTTTGCAGGCAGGCTGATGGAGACGGAACTCAACGCGCTCAACATCGCGCTTGAGAACCCCGCCCGCCCGGTGGGTGCCATCGTCGGCGGGGCCAAGATCTCGACCAAGCTCGACCTGATCGGCAACCTGCTTGAAAAAGTGGACGTGCTGATCATTGGCGGCGCGATGGCCAATACCTTCCTTGCCGCACAGGGCGTGGATGTGGGCCGCTCGCTGCAGGAGGCCGAGATGCACGACACCGCGCGTGACATCATGGCCAGGGCGAAGGAAAAGAACTGCACGATCATCCTGCCGGTTGATGTCGTGACCGCGACCGACTTCAAGGCGGATGTGCCCACGCGCACGGTGCCGGTCAGCGCCATTCCGGCTGATGCCATGGCGCTAGACGTGGGACCGGAAACGGTCAGGCTGATCAACGAGAAGCTCACCACGCTCAAGACGCTGGTCTGGAACGGCCCGCTTGGCGCGTTCGAGATCACGCCGTTCGATACGGCCACCAATGAAGTCGCCCGCGAAGTCGCCCGCCTGACCGATGCGGGCGCGCTCAAAAGCATTGCGGGCGGTGGGGATACGGTCTCCGCCCTGCGCCATGCGGGGGTGGAGAAGCATATCTCCTACATCTCGAGTGCGGGTGGTGCCTTCCTTGAATGGCTGGAAGGCAAGACCCTGCCCGGCATCATGGCGCTTGAAGCCGTGTTTGAGCGGGCCATGCCCATCTGA
- the mtaB gene encoding tRNA (N(6)-L-threonylcarbamoyladenosine(37)-C(2))-methylthiotransferase MtaB translates to MTKPEILTFGCRLNTYESEVMRSHAAGLDNVVIVNTCAVTGEAERQARQAVRRAHRERPDARIVVTGCAAQIDPERWAALPGVTRVLGNREKLEAASWSEMALGEGHAVSDIMAARETAPHLVTEFAGRTRAFVEVQQGCDHRCTFCIIPFGRGPSRSVPVGAVVEQVRALVQSGYREVVLTGVDITSWGHDLPGKPLLGQLCRRLLALVPELERLRLSSVDPVEIDEDIWKLLEAEPRFMPYLHLSLQAGSDIILKRMKRRHLTADAAAVVARARALRPDIGIGADIIAGFPTEDDALFEQTLEFVRANALPYLHVFPYSERPGTPAARMPAIAVPERKARAARLRAVGAEAARAFHERLRGRTLRVLMETDTAGHSEEFAPVRLAQGAVSGAGRIETVRPVAVDDNGLVAEIL, encoded by the coding sequence ATGACCAAGCCCGAAATCCTGACCTTCGGCTGCCGCCTCAACACCTATGAGAGCGAGGTGATGCGCAGCCATGCCGCGGGGCTGGACAATGTAGTGATCGTGAACACCTGCGCGGTCACGGGCGAGGCCGAGCGGCAGGCACGCCAGGCCGTGCGCCGCGCCCACCGCGAGCGCCCCGATGCCCGCATTGTGGTGACCGGCTGCGCCGCCCAGATCGACCCCGAGCGCTGGGCGGCCCTGCCCGGCGTAACCCGCGTGCTGGGCAACCGCGAGAAGCTTGAAGCCGCAAGCTGGAGCGAGATGGCGCTGGGCGAAGGCCATGCCGTGTCCGACATCATGGCCGCGCGAGAGACAGCGCCGCATCTGGTCACCGAGTTTGCCGGGCGCACCCGCGCATTTGTCGAGGTGCAGCAGGGCTGCGACCATCGCTGCACCTTCTGCATCATTCCCTTTGGTCGCGGGCCGTCGCGCTCGGTGCCGGTGGGGGCTGTGGTGGAGCAGGTGCGCGCCCTTGTGCAATCGGGCTACCGCGAGGTGGTGCTGACCGGGGTGGATATTACATCATGGGGGCATGACCTGCCGGGCAAGCCGCTGCTGGGGCAGTTGTGCCGCAGGCTGCTTGCGCTCGTGCCCGAACTCGAGCGGCTGCGCCTCTCCTCGGTTGATCCGGTGGAGATTGACGAAGATATCTGGAAACTGCTCGAGGCCGAGCCGCGCTTCATGCCTTACCTGCACCTGTCGTTGCAGGCGGGGAGCGACATCATCCTCAAGCGCATGAAGCGCCGCCACCTCACGGCCGATGCCGCCGCTGTCGTGGCGCGCGCGCGGGCGCTCAGGCCCGATATCGGCATCGGGGCGGACATCATTGCAGGCTTCCCGACCGAGGATGATGCGTTGTTTGAACAGACACTCGAATTCGTGCGGGCCAACGCCCTGCCCTACCTGCATGTCTTCCCCTATAGTGAACGCCCCGGCACGCCTGCGGCGCGCATGCCCGCCATTGCGGTGCCCGAGCGCAAGGCGCGCGCGGCACGCCTGCGCGCGGTAGGGGCGGAGGCGGCACGCGCGTTTCATGAACGCCTGCGCGGGCGCACCCTGCGCGTGCTGATGGAAACCGACACGGCGGGCCATTCGGAAGAATTCGCGCCCGTGCGGCTGGCGCAAGGTGCTGTGTCGGGTGCGGGGCGGATCGAGACGGTGCGCCCGGTGGCGGTTGACGATAACGGACTGGTGGCGGAAATTCTCTGA